CCTCGTGCAGCGCGTCTTCAAGCGTTTTGGCCTCGCGATCGATCGCCAGCCGGCCACGCGCATCGCCAACCGCGCGGCGGTTCTTGTCGTAGCCGGTGATTACGGTCGGCCCCAATGGCGCCTCCTTCGGGTCGGCGGCGCGGATGCCCAGCGCCAGCGACGTGCCGATCAGGCCCATGCCGATGATTGTGATTCGTATCATGATGCTACCTTTTACCCTGGCGGGCTGTTGAGCAGTGTCAGCGCTTCACGTGATTGTTCAAGCGGCTGGGCGTTACGCTGCTGGCGGATCGCCACACAGGTTGCGTATGCCGCGCAAGCTGTGTGGTTGGACGAGCGCCGGATCGCGTTCCAACCGCTGCCTCCGGCGCATTGCGATAGTAGCCGCCGCAGCCGGATGCGGCTCAGGTGGCTGCGGCCTCGACGAACGAGAGGAACAGCAGCTCGGCCACCAGCAGCAGCAGCGCCAGCAGCAGCACCGGAGCCGGCCGTAGCGCGCGTAGCCCGGCCAGCAGCACACAGGCCGCCAGCAGCAGCGCCAGCCCGTGGGCCTGCCGGCGGGCGCGGCGCAGATCGTACTGGCGCGCGCGCTGGCGAAACAGGCGTGTGCCGAGCGCGTGGATCGGCGGCAGCATCGCTGCGCCGACGCTCCAGAACAGACCAAGCGCCAGCAGCAGATACACCGGTAGGTCGGGCAGCTCGAGCAACCATGCCGTCGGCGGCGGCACAAACGCCAGCGTATACAGCAGCAGGAAGCTGCCTGCGACACCCTCGAGCGCCATGCCGGGCAGCCGCAGCCGGCGCTGAAACGGCACAAAGGTCAGTAGCGCGGCCGCCAGCACCAGCAGGTAGAAGATCACGCGGATCGGCGCGAAGAACGGCAGATCTGGATCGATCTGGCCCGAGAGCAGCGCGGCCAGCGCGCAGGCCCAGCACAGCCCGGCCGCCACTGCCAGCAGCAGCGCTGGCCGGCGCCGCGCCGCGCCTGGGCCGCTCGATTCGGTTACGGCTGGCTGCTTCAGCATACGGCGCTCGCCCTACAGATCGGCCGGCTCATCGCCACGCGCCGTATAATAGACGCCCAGGTATGGGCGGCGGGTATCGCCAGGGAATGGATCGAGCGTGAGTGAAAGATCGGCCTCGCCGCCGGTATCGCGCAGCAACGTCAGGCGCACGGTATCGCCCGAGCGCAGCACGCGCAGCAGCTCGCGCAGATCGCGCGCATCTTGCACATGCTTGCCGTCGATCGCCACAATCATATCGCCGCGCTGGATGCCCACGCGCGCGGCCGGCCCGGTGCGGTCGAGCCGCGTCACCAGCACGCCCAGCGGCGGCAGATCCTTCTGCTGCGCGATCTCGGTCTCGTAGAGCGCCTGCTGCTCGCGCCCGGCCAGGTCGCGGCCCATGATCCAGCCGCCCAGGCCGCTGAGCAGGCTACACCAGGCGCACGCCGCCACAATGCCGGCGATCAGCCATGGCAGTGGCATCCGACGCTCCTGTTTCATCAAACGCTCCCGAGCTACACCGCAATCGTACCGGTGATTCTACCGCTTGGGGCGCCGAGCGTCAAGCTGGGAGGCTATGTCAACATGGTGGTTGCAACGTTCTTCGATCCTACCCCCGCACTCCGGCTTTTGGGAGGAGGTTTATGGCAGGGGAGGGGGTACGGGGGAAGGGTACCCACGTAGCCCAGCATGCTGGGCGAAACCCCTACCTCTAAGCGCGGGGGTACGAGCGAGATGTATCCCGGCGCCGTTGACGGCGCCGGCCAGCCGGCCTATAATGCGCCGTCCCCGTCATCACAGCGGCGTGCGTGGCGAAACGATCG
The sequence above is drawn from the Candidatus Kouleothrix ribensis genome and encodes:
- a CDS encoding PDZ domain-containing protein translates to MPLPWLIAGIVAACAWCSLLSGLGGWIMGRDLAGREQQALYETEIAQQKDLPPLGVLVTRLDRTGPAARVGIQRGDMIVAIDGKHVQDARDLRELLRVLRSGDTVRLTLLRDTGGEADLSLTLDPFPGDTRRPYLGVYYTARGDEPADL